The Benincasa hispida cultivar B227 chromosome 11, ASM972705v1, whole genome shotgun sequence genome has a segment encoding these proteins:
- the LOC120089730 gene encoding LOW QUALITY PROTEIN: scarecrow-like protein 18 (The sequence of the model RefSeq protein was modified relative to this genomic sequence to represent the inferred CDS: substituted 1 base at 1 genomic stop codon) — protein sequence MLMDPSFNSSHQEQRRQDQDQDISTCSNNNNHSFQMRQLLIRCAHFISQSDFLSAHHLLSILSSNSSPYGDSTQRLLHYFSSSLSHLLPSSNSSSFVLHHHHHHHHYDNNKIQSCYLSLNQITPFIRFTHLTANQAILEGIEESGMIHVLDFDIMHGVQWPPLMQALADRFPSPMLRITATGLDLNFLHKTGDRLSKFAQSLGLRFQFHPLLLLHDRDHHRVIPAALTLFPDEALAVNCVLYLHRLRXIYRLMKDDIRVLLHKIKALNPKVVTIAEKEANFNQPLFMQRFVEALNHYSLIFDSLEATLPPNSRERLAVEQGWFGREINDIVSGEGNKRRQHYERYESWELMLKSLGFSNIPLSPFALSQAKLLLRLHYPSEGYHLQILHDSLFLGWQNQPLFSVSSWH from the exons ATGCTTATGGACCCTTCTTTCAATTCCTCTCACCAAGAACAACGACGACAAGATCAAGATCAAGATATTTCCACTTGctccaataataataatcattctTTCCAAATGCGTCAATTACTAATCCGTTGTGCTCATTTCATTTCTCAATCTGATTTCCTTTCAGCGCATCATCTTCTATCAATTCTCTCTTCAAATTCCTCTCCTTATGGTGATTCCACTCAAAGATTACTTCATTacttctcttcttctctttctcatCTCCTCCcttcttcaaattcttcttcttttgtccttcatcatcatcatcatcatcatcattatgaTAACAACAAGATTCAATCTTGTTACTTATCATTGAATCAAATCACACCCTTTATTAGATTCACTCATTTGACTGCAAATCAAGCTATTTTGGAAGGTATTGAAGAAAGTGGAATGATTCATGTTTTGGATTTTGATATCATGCATGGTGTTCAATGGCCTCCTCTTATGCAAGCTTTGGCTGATCGTTTTCCTTCTCCTATGCTTCGTATTACTGCTACTGGGCTTGATCTTAACTTCCTTCATAAGACTGGTGATAGGCTTTCTAAATTTGCTCAATCACTTGGTTTGAGGTTTCAGTTTCACCCTTTACTTCTTCTTCATGATCGTGATCATCACCGTGTTATCCCCGCCGCTCTCACGCTCTTCCCCGACGAAGCGCTCGCCGTCAACTGCGTACTCTACTTGCACAG GTTACGATAAATTTACAGGCTAATGAAGGACGATATTCGAGTATTGCTTCATAAAATCAAGGCATTGAATCCAAAAGTGGTGACTATAGCTGAAAAGGAAGCAAATTTCAACCAACCATTATTCATGCAAAGATTTGTAGAGGCATTAAATCATTACAGTCTAATATTTGATTCATTAGAAGCAACTTTGCCTCCAAATAGTAGGGAGAGATTGGCAGTGGAACAAGGTTGGTTTGGGAGGGAAATAAACGACATCGTTTCAGGAGAAGGGAATAAGAGAAGACAACACTATGAAAGGTATGAATCATGGGAGTTAATGCTTAAAAGTTTGGGGTTTTCTAATATTCCTTTAAGCCCTTTTGCTCTTTCACAAGCTAAACTCCTTCTTAGACTTCATTACCCTTCTGAAGGTTACCATCTTCAAATCCTTCATGATTCCCTTTTCCTTGGTTGGCAAAATCAACCCCTTTTTTCAGTCTCTTCATGGCATTAA